The Malus domestica chromosome 10, GDT2T_hap1 genome contains a region encoding:
- the LOC103422368 gene encoding probable LRR receptor-like serine/threonine-protein kinase RFK1 isoform X2: MLPKCSSFSAVLVIVFSCSFSLLRFSESAVPQDEIDALQEITETMGANYWKFNGDSCEIESVGVTEEAPKGAESSIVCECNNSVCHVTEIELKGYSLPGILPPQLVKLPYLKKIDFALNYLNGTIPKEWGVTQLTSISLLVNRLSGEIPKELGNITTLTYLHLEANQFSGVVPPELGSLINLGTMMLSSNRLTGNLPTTFSGLRNLTDLINDNNFNGTIPDFIQNWKQLERLEMHASGLQGPIPSNISLLSNLIELRISDINGTEQGFPTFKNTTGLVRLVLRNCNISGEIPPYVWTMQNLEMFDVSFNKLAGEIPASLNLERLRFLFLTGNSMSGSVPDSVFKDGSNIDLSYNNFTWQGPEEPACQENLNLNLNLFRSSSRENNLRRGLPCLKDLNCPRYSTCLHVNCGGNDITVKGDKGDIVYEGDGGVEGGSAEYFLNDNSYWGFSSTGDFMDDNDFQNTRYSVSLSSSNLSGLYTTARISPISITYFHYCLENGNYTVSLHFAEIQFTNDQTYTSLGRRIFDIYVQDKVLQKDFNIEDEAKMAQKPVVLQEHNVSVTNNILEIRFYFAGKGTTRIPERGVYGPLISAISVESDSRDCSSGGKKGTTHIVAGVIVGAFLLVFVILGILWWKGYLACKRGRKKDRDGLDGQTGGFTLKQLKAATNDFDYDNKIGEGGFGPVYKGQLPDGRVIAVKQLSSKSRQGNREFLNEMGMISCLQHPNLVKLHGCCIEGGQLLLVYEYMENNNLARALFGRENHLKLDWPTRLKICIGIARGLAFLHEESVLKIVHRDIKATNVLLDEDLNPKISDFGLAKLDEEEKTHISTRVAGTIGYMAPEYALWGHLTYKADVYSFGVVALEIISGKNNNNYIPNDNWVCLLDWACHLQQTGNLLELIDERLGSEVDQKEAEIMVKVALLCTNASASLRPSMSEVVSMLEGQIPVPDVIPKPSTYKEDLRFKAMRDLHRQRGDHSSSTAHTQNSTTVHTFESTSTTGLDFSEINSESRST, translated from the exons ATGTTGCCCAAGTGCAGCAGCTTCTCTGCTGTTCTGGTTATTGTTTTCAGCTGCAGCTTCAGCTTGCTGAGATTTTCTGAGTCTGCGGTGCCCCAGGATGAAA TTGATGCTCTCCAAGAAATAACTGAAACGATGGGTGCAAATTATTGGAAGTTTAATGGCGATTCTTGCGAAATTGAATCGGTTGGGGTAACAGAAGAGGCACCAAAAGGAGCTGAGAGTAGTATTGTTTGTGAATGCAACAACAGTGTCTGCCATGTCACAGAAAT AGAACTCAAGGGTTATAGTCTACCCGGCATCCTTCCACCTCAACTTGTCAAACTTCCTTACCTTAAAAAAAT TGATTTTGCTCTCAATTATCTTAATGGTACAATACCAAAAGAATGGGGTGTAACACAGTTGACTTCGAT CTCTCTTCTCGTGAATCGCTTATCAGGGGAGATTCCGAAGGAGTTGGGAAATATTACTACTCTTACATACCT GCATCTTGAAGCAAATCAATTCTCTGGAGTTGTTCCCCCTGAGCTTGGAAGTTTAATCAACTTGGGAACTAT GATGTTGTCCTCCAATCGTTTGACTGGAAACTTACCGACTACATTTTCTGGGCTAAGAAATTTGACAGACTT AATAAACGATAACAACTTCAATGGAACAATACCTGATTTTATACAGAATTGGAAACAACTCGAGAGATT AGAAATGCATGCGAGTGGGCTTCAAGGACCCATCCCTTCCAACATATCTCTTTTGAGTAACTTAATAGAGTT GAGGATTAGCGATATAAATGGGACAGAGCAGGGTTTTCCTACATTCAAAAACACAACAGGCCTAGTAAGATT GGTTCTCCGAAACTGTAACATTTCTGGAGAGATTCCTCCATACGTCTGGACTATGCAAAACCTGGAAATGTT CGATGTTAGTTTTAACAAGTTAGCAGGGGAAATTCCAGCCTCATTGAACTTAGAGCGTTTGAGATTCCT ATTTTTAACTGGCAACTCTATGAGTGGAAGTGTACCAGACTCAGTCTTCAAGGATGGAAGTAATAT TGATCTTTCGTACAATAACTTCACATGGCAAGGCCCTGAGGAACCTGCTTGTCAAGAGAACCT GAATCTAAACCTGAACTTGTTTCGGAGCTCGTCAAGAGAGAACAACTT AAGGAGAGGTCTTCCATGCTTGAAGGATCTCAACTGTCCACGAT ATTCAACTTGTTTGCATGTTAATTGTGGTGGAAATGACATTACTGTCAAAGGAGACAAAGGAGACATTGTGTATGAAGGAGACGGAGGAGTTGAAGGTGGCAGTGCAGAGTATTTCTTAAATGATAATTCTTATTGGGGATTTAGTAGCACTGGAGACTTCATGGATGACAATGATTTCCAGAATACACGTTACTCTGTATCTCTGTCGTCGTCGAATCTCTCTGGATTATACACAACAGCACGCATATCTCCAATTTCAATCACTTACTTCCATTATTGCTTAGAAAATGGTAACTATACTGTAAGTCTTCACTTTGCGGAGATACAGTTCACAAATGACCAAACGTATACTAGTCTTGGCAGGCGCATTTTTGATATCTATGTTCAG GATAAAGTATTGCAGAAGGATTTCAATATTGAAGATGAGGCGAAGATGGCTCAAAAGCCCGTAGTATTACAAGAGCACAATGTCAGTGTGACAAATAACATCTTAGAGATCCGATTCTATTTCGCTGGTAAAGGCACAACAAGGATTCCTGAAAGAGGAGTATATGGTCCCCTTATCTCTGCTATATCCGTGGAATCTG ATTCGAGAGATTGCTCAAGTGGTGGAAAAAAGGGAACCACTCACATTGTCGCAGGAGTCATAGTAGGAGCATTTCTCCTAGTATTCGTCatattaggaatcctttggTGGAAAGGGTACTTGGCGTGCAAAAGGGGAAGAAAGAAAG ATAGAGACGGACTTGATGGGCAGACAGGGGGTTTTACTTTAAAACAACTAAAGGCTGCCACTAATGACTTCGATTATGATAACAAAATTGGAGAAGGTGGCTTTGGTCCTGTCTACAAG GGTCAATTGCCTGATGGTAGAGTGATAGCTGTTAAGCAGCTTTCATCCAAGTCAAGGCAAGGAAATCGTGAGTTCTTAAATGAGATGGGCATGATTTCTTGTTTGCAACATCCGAATCTTGTGAAACTTCATGGATGTTGTATTGAAGGGGGTCAGTTATTGCTGGTATATGAGTACATGGAGAACAATAACCTTGCACGAGCTTTGTTTG GCCGAGAAAATCATCTTAAATTGGACTGGCCAACAAGGCTTAAGATCTGCATTGGGATAGCAAGAGGACTAGCTTTTCTCCATGAAGAATCTGTACTTAAAATTGTTCACCGGGACATCAAAGCTACTAATGTGCTGCTTGATGAGGACTTGAACCCTAAAATATCTGACTTTGGATTGGCAAAGCTGGATGAAGAGGAGAAGACGCACATAAGCACCCGAGTAGCTGGGACCAT AGGATATATGGCACCAGAATACGCACTATGGGGTCACCTGACCTACAAAGCGGATGTTTACAGTTTTGGAGTAGTGGCCTTGGAAATCATCAGTGGGAAGAACAACAACAATTATATTCCGAATGATAATTGGGTTTGCCTTTTAGATTGG GCTTGTCATTTACAACAGACAGGAAACTTGTTGGAGCTGATTGATGAAAGGTTAGGTTCCGAGGTTGACCAAAAAGAAGCAGAGATCATGGTTAAAGTAGCTCTCCTGTGCACAAATGCCTCTGCATCACTTAGGCCTAGCATGTCCGAGGTGGTGAGCATGCTTGAAGGACAAATCCCCGTCCCTGACGTGATACCAAAACCGAGCACCTATAAGGAGGATTTGAGATTTAAGGCCATGAGAGACCTCCACCGCCAGCGGGGTGATCATAGCTCGAGTACTGCCCATACACAAAATTCAACTACTGTCCACACGTTCGAATCTACCTCTACAACTGGCCTCGACTTCTCAGAAATCAACTCGGAATCAAGATCCACTTGA
- the LOC103422368 gene encoding probable LRR receptor-like serine/threonine-protein kinase RFK1 isoform X5, whose amino-acid sequence MQQQCLPCHRNVLEEVLLLMLNLATVISLMFLTFWRELKGYSLPGILPPQLVKLPYLKKIDFALNYLNGTIPKEWGVTQLTSISLLVNRLSGEIPKELGNITTLTYLHLEANQFSGVVPPELGSLINLGTMMLSSNRLTGNLPTTFSGLRNLTDFRINDNNFNGTIPDFIQNWKQLERLEMHASGLQGPIPSNISLLSNLIELRISDINGTEQGFPTFKNTTGLVRLVLRNCNISGEIPPYVWTMQNLEMFDVSFNKLAGEIPASLNLERLRFLFLTGNSMSGSVPDSVFKDGSNIDLSYNNFTWQGPEEPACQENLNLNLNLFRSSSRENNLRRGLPCLKDLNCPRYSTCLHVNCGGNDITVKGDKGDIVYEGDGGVEGGSAEYFLNDNSYWGFSSTGDFMDDNDFQNTRYSVSLSSSNLSGLYTTARISPISITYFHYCLENGNYTVSLHFAEIQFTNDQTYTSLGRRIFDIYVQDKVLQKDFNIEDEAKMAQKPVVLQEHNVSVTNNILEIRFYFAGKGTTRIPERGVYGPLISAISVESDSRDCSSGGKKGTTHIVAGVIVGAFLLVFVILGILWWKGYLACKRGRKKDRDGLDGQTGGFTLKQLKAATNDFDYDNKIGEGGFGPVYKGQLPDGRVIAVKQLSSKSRQGNREFLNEMGMISCLQHPNLVKLHGCCIEGGQLLLVYEYMENNNLARALFGRENHLKLDWPTRLKICIGIARGLAFLHEESVLKIVHRDIKATNVLLDEDLNPKISDFGLAKLDEEEKTHISTRVAGTIGYMAPEYALWGHLTYKADVYSFGVVALEIISGKNNNNYIPNDNWVCLLDWACHLQQTGNLLELIDERLGSEVDQKEAEIMVKVALLCTNASASLRPSMSEVVSMLEGQIPVPDVIPKPSTYKEDLRFKAMRDLHRQRGDHSSSTAHTQNSTTVHTFESTSTTGLDFSEINSESRST is encoded by the exons ATGCAACAACAGTGTCTGCCATGTCACAGAAAT GTGCTAGAAGAAGTTCTGTTGCTAATGTTAAACTTGGCGACGGTAATAAGCTTGATGTTCTTGACCTTTTGGAG AGAACTCAAGGGTTATAGTCTACCCGGCATCCTTCCACCTCAACTTGTCAAACTTCCTTACCTTAAAAAAAT TGATTTTGCTCTCAATTATCTTAATGGTACAATACCAAAAGAATGGGGTGTAACACAGTTGACTTCGAT CTCTCTTCTCGTGAATCGCTTATCAGGGGAGATTCCGAAGGAGTTGGGAAATATTACTACTCTTACATACCT GCATCTTGAAGCAAATCAATTCTCTGGAGTTGTTCCCCCTGAGCTTGGAAGTTTAATCAACTTGGGAACTAT GATGTTGTCCTCCAATCGTTTGACTGGAAACTTACCGACTACATTTTCTGGGCTAAGAAATTTGACAGACTT TAGAATAAACGATAACAACTTCAATGGAACAATACCTGATTTTATACAGAATTGGAAACAACTCGAGAGATT AGAAATGCATGCGAGTGGGCTTCAAGGACCCATCCCTTCCAACATATCTCTTTTGAGTAACTTAATAGAGTT GAGGATTAGCGATATAAATGGGACAGAGCAGGGTTTTCCTACATTCAAAAACACAACAGGCCTAGTAAGATT GGTTCTCCGAAACTGTAACATTTCTGGAGAGATTCCTCCATACGTCTGGACTATGCAAAACCTGGAAATGTT CGATGTTAGTTTTAACAAGTTAGCAGGGGAAATTCCAGCCTCATTGAACTTAGAGCGTTTGAGATTCCT ATTTTTAACTGGCAACTCTATGAGTGGAAGTGTACCAGACTCAGTCTTCAAGGATGGAAGTAATAT TGATCTTTCGTACAATAACTTCACATGGCAAGGCCCTGAGGAACCTGCTTGTCAAGAGAACCT GAATCTAAACCTGAACTTGTTTCGGAGCTCGTCAAGAGAGAACAACTT AAGGAGAGGTCTTCCATGCTTGAAGGATCTCAACTGTCCACGAT ATTCAACTTGTTTGCATGTTAATTGTGGTGGAAATGACATTACTGTCAAAGGAGACAAAGGAGACATTGTGTATGAAGGAGACGGAGGAGTTGAAGGTGGCAGTGCAGAGTATTTCTTAAATGATAATTCTTATTGGGGATTTAGTAGCACTGGAGACTTCATGGATGACAATGATTTCCAGAATACACGTTACTCTGTATCTCTGTCGTCGTCGAATCTCTCTGGATTATACACAACAGCACGCATATCTCCAATTTCAATCACTTACTTCCATTATTGCTTAGAAAATGGTAACTATACTGTAAGTCTTCACTTTGCGGAGATACAGTTCACAAATGACCAAACGTATACTAGTCTTGGCAGGCGCATTTTTGATATCTATGTTCAG GATAAAGTATTGCAGAAGGATTTCAATATTGAAGATGAGGCGAAGATGGCTCAAAAGCCCGTAGTATTACAAGAGCACAATGTCAGTGTGACAAATAACATCTTAGAGATCCGATTCTATTTCGCTGGTAAAGGCACAACAAGGATTCCTGAAAGAGGAGTATATGGTCCCCTTATCTCTGCTATATCCGTGGAATCTG ATTCGAGAGATTGCTCAAGTGGTGGAAAAAAGGGAACCACTCACATTGTCGCAGGAGTCATAGTAGGAGCATTTCTCCTAGTATTCGTCatattaggaatcctttggTGGAAAGGGTACTTGGCGTGCAAAAGGGGAAGAAAGAAAG ATAGAGACGGACTTGATGGGCAGACAGGGGGTTTTACTTTAAAACAACTAAAGGCTGCCACTAATGACTTCGATTATGATAACAAAATTGGAGAAGGTGGCTTTGGTCCTGTCTACAAG GGTCAATTGCCTGATGGTAGAGTGATAGCTGTTAAGCAGCTTTCATCCAAGTCAAGGCAAGGAAATCGTGAGTTCTTAAATGAGATGGGCATGATTTCTTGTTTGCAACATCCGAATCTTGTGAAACTTCATGGATGTTGTATTGAAGGGGGTCAGTTATTGCTGGTATATGAGTACATGGAGAACAATAACCTTGCACGAGCTTTGTTTG GCCGAGAAAATCATCTTAAATTGGACTGGCCAACAAGGCTTAAGATCTGCATTGGGATAGCAAGAGGACTAGCTTTTCTCCATGAAGAATCTGTACTTAAAATTGTTCACCGGGACATCAAAGCTACTAATGTGCTGCTTGATGAGGACTTGAACCCTAAAATATCTGACTTTGGATTGGCAAAGCTGGATGAAGAGGAGAAGACGCACATAAGCACCCGAGTAGCTGGGACCAT AGGATATATGGCACCAGAATACGCACTATGGGGTCACCTGACCTACAAAGCGGATGTTTACAGTTTTGGAGTAGTGGCCTTGGAAATCATCAGTGGGAAGAACAACAACAATTATATTCCGAATGATAATTGGGTTTGCCTTTTAGATTGG GCTTGTCATTTACAACAGACAGGAAACTTGTTGGAGCTGATTGATGAAAGGTTAGGTTCCGAGGTTGACCAAAAAGAAGCAGAGATCATGGTTAAAGTAGCTCTCCTGTGCACAAATGCCTCTGCATCACTTAGGCCTAGCATGTCCGAGGTGGTGAGCATGCTTGAAGGACAAATCCCCGTCCCTGACGTGATACCAAAACCGAGCACCTATAAGGAGGATTTGAGATTTAAGGCCATGAGAGACCTCCACCGCCAGCGGGGTGATCATAGCTCGAGTACTGCCCATACACAAAATTCAACTACTGTCCACACGTTCGAATCTACCTCTACAACTGGCCTCGACTTCTCAGAAATCAACTCGGAATCAAGATCCACTTGA